From the Arvicola amphibius chromosome 2, mArvAmp1.2, whole genome shotgun sequence genome, one window contains:
- the LOC119807908 gene encoding riboflavin kinase, with protein sequence MRSLPFFCRGQVVHGFGRGSKQLGIPTANFPEQVVDSLPADISTGIYYGWASVGSGAVHKMVVSIGWNPYYKNVKKSMETHIIHTFKEDFYGEILNVAIVGYLRPEKNFDSLESLISAIQGDIEEAKKQLDLPEHLKLKDDNFFQVSKSKVMNGH encoded by the coding sequence ATGAGGAGCCTGCCGTTCTTCTGCCGCGGCCAGGTGGTGCATGGCTTCGGCCGCGGCTCCAAGCAGCTGGGCATCCCCACAGCCAATTTTCCGGAACAAGTAGTAGACAGTCTTCCGGCTGATATATCCACTGGCATTTATTATGGTTGGGCCAGTGTCGGGAGTGGAGCCGTCCATAAAATGGTGGTGAGCATAGGATGGAACCCATACTACAAGAATGTGAAAAAGTCCATGGAAACCCACATCATACACACCTTCAAAGAGGACTTCTATGGCGAAATTCTCAATGTGGCCATTGTTGGCTACCTCAGACCAGAAAAGAACTTTGATTCTTTAGAGTCACTTATTTCAGCAATTCAAGGTGATATTGAAGAAGCAAAAAAACAACTGGATTTACCAGAACATTTGAAACTCAAAGATGATAATTTCTTCCAAGTTTCTAAAAGCAAAGTTATGAATGGCCACTGA